From a region of the Tiliqua scincoides isolate rTilSci1 chromosome 4, rTilSci1.hap2, whole genome shotgun sequence genome:
- the LRRC8C gene encoding volume-regulated anion channel subunit LRRC8C isoform X1, protein MIPITEFRQFSEQQPAFRVLKPWWDVFTDYLSVAMLMIGVFGCTLQAERMGWPPARWQVKEGPPSQVMQDKIICLPKRVQPSQNYSHVPEVSDVNSNATPFLSPAPSSPPATVEMKGLKTDLDLQQYSFINQMCYERALHWYAKYFPYLVLIHTLIFMLCSNFWFKFPGSSSKIEHFISILGKCFDSPWTTRALSEVSGEDSEGKDNRKNTTSRLNTIQPSPEGTLVKTQSLRSIPEKFIVDKGTPGALDKKEGEQAKALFEKVKKFRLHVEEGDLLYAMYVRQTVLKVIKFLIIIAYNSALVSKVQFTVDCNVDIQDMTGYKNFSCNHTMAHLFSKLSFCYLCFVSIYGFTCLYTLYWLFYRSLKEYSFEYVRQETGIDDIPDVKNDFAFMLHMIDQYDPLYSKRFAVFLSEVSENKLKQLNLNNEWTADKLRQRLQMNAHNRLELQLFMLSGLPDTVFEITELQSLKLEIMNNIMIPATIGQLDNLQELSLYQCSAKIHSAALVFLKENLKVLSVKFDDIRELPPWMYGLRNLEELNLIGSLSHDMTKNITLESFRELKSLKILYIKSNLSKIPQSVVDVSSHLLKMCIHNDGAKLVMLNNLKKMVNLTELGLVHCDLERIPHAVFSLTNLQELDLKENNLKSIEEIVSFQHLRKLTILKLWHNSITYIPEHIKKLSSLERLSFSHNKIEVLPSHLFLCNKVRYLDLSYNDIRFIPPEIGVLQSLQYFSISCNKVESVPDELYFCKKLKTLKIGKNNLSILSPKIGNLVLLSYLDIKGNHLEWLPHELGDCRALKKTGLVVEDTLFETLPLDVREQMQAE, encoded by the exons ATGATTCCTATCACAGAATTCCGCCAGTTTTCGGAGCAGCAGCCAGCCTTCCGAGTGCTGAAGCCGTGGTGGGATGTATTCACCGACTATCTCTCCGTTGCCATGCTGATGATTGGTGTGTTTGGTTGCACGTTACAG GCAGAGAGAATGGGGTGGCCCCCTGCTCGGTGGCAGGTCAAAGAAGGCCCGCCAAGTCAG GTCATGCAGGACAAGATCATATGTCTTCCCAAAAGAGTACAGCCTTCACAGAACTACTCTCACGTTCCTGAAGTGTCAGATGTAAACTCCAATGCAACCCCATTTCTGTCACCTGCGCCATCCAGTCCTCCTGCAACTGTCGAGATGAAGGGGCTCAAGACAGATTTGGACCTCCAGCAGTATAGCTTCATCAATCAAATGTGCTATGAACGTGCCCTGCATTGGTATGCAAAATACTTCCCTTACCTTGTCCTGATACACACACTGATATTCATGCTGTGTAGCAACTTCTGGTTCAAATTCCCGGGGTCGAGCTCCAAAATTGAACATTTCATTTCCATTCTGGGGAAGTGCTTTGACTCTCCTTGGACAACAAGGGCTTTATCTGAGGTTTCCGGAGAAGACTCTGAAGGGAAGGACAACAGGAAGAACACCACCAGCAGGCTGAACACTATCCAGCCTAGCCCAGAAGGGACCTTGGTCAAGACTCAGTCTTTGAGATCTATACCTGAAAAGTTCATTGTGGATAAGGGGACTCCGGGGGCCCTGGATAAAAAAGAAGGCGAACAGGCCAAAGCCTTGTTTGAGAAAGTGAAGAAGTTTCGACTACATGTTGAAGAAGGGGATCTGCTCTACGCCATGTATGTTCGCCAAACAGTGCTAAAAGTGATCAAATTTCTCATTATCATTGCATATAACAGCGCACTTGTTTCAAAGGTTCAGTTTACAGTGGACTGTAATGTTGACATCCAAGACATGACAGGCTATAAGAATTTTTCTTGCAATCACACCATGGCACATCTGTTCTCGAAACTGTCCTTCTGCTATCTGTGCTTTGTGAGCATCTATGGATTCACCTGCCTTTACACATTGTATTGGTTGTTTTACCGCTCGCTGAAAGAATACTCTTTCGAGTATGTCCGGCAAGAGACTGGAATTGATGATATCCCTGATGTCAAAAATGACTTTGCTTTTATGCTCCACATGATAGATCAGTATGACCCTCTTTATTCCAAAAGGTTTGCTGTGTTTCTCTCAGAGGTCAGTGAAAACAAACTGAAGCAGCTTAATTTAAACAATGAGTGGACTGCGGATAAATTAAGGCAAAGGCTGCAGATGAATGCCCATAACCGTCTGGAATTGCAGCTGTTTATGCTGTCCGGACTTCCTGACACCGTTTTTGAAATTACAGAGCTGCAGTCGTTGAAACTCGAAATCATGAATAACATCATGATCCCAGCTACCATTGGGCAACTAGACAATCTGCAAGAGCTGTCATTGTACCAATGCTCTGCAAAGATCCACAGTGCAGCCTTAGTGTTTCTGAAAGAGAATCTGAAAGTCTTGAGTGTCAAATTTGATGACATCCGAGAACTACCACCTTGGATGTATGGGCTCCGGAACCTGGAAGAGCTGAACTTAATCGGTTCCTTGAGCCATGACATGACTAAGAACATCACCTTGGAGTCTTTTCGAGAACTTAAGAGCCTTAAAATTCTGTATATAAAAAGCAACTTGTCCAAAATCCCCCAGTCTGTGGTTGATGTTTCCAGTCACCTTCTAAAAATGTGCATCCACAACGACGGCGCAAAACTGGTGATGCTCAACAACCTCAAGAAAATGGTCAACTTGACTGAACTAGGGTTAGTGCACTGTGATTTGGAGCGCATTCCTCATGCTGTTTTCAGCCTTACCAACCTCCAGGAATTAGACTTAAAGGAAAACAATCTCAAATCAATAGAAGAAATTGTTAGCTTTCAACACCTGAGAAAGCTGACAATCCTCAAGCTATGGCACAACAGTATAACCTATATTCCCGAGCACATAAAGAAGCTCAGTAGTCTAGAACGCCTTTCTTTTAGCCACAACAAGATTGAGGTTCTCCCATCCCACCTCTTCCTATGCAACAAAGTCCGATACTTAGACTTGTCCTACAATGACATCCGATTCATTCCTCCTGAAATTGGAGTGTTACAAAGTTTACAGTATTTCTCTATCTCTTGTAACAAAGTGGAGAGTGTGCCAGATGAGCTCTACTTTTGCAAAAAACTCAAGACCTTGAAGATCGGGAAGAACAACTTGTCCATCCTTTCCCCTAAAATTGGGAATCTAGTACTGCTGTCCTACTTGGACATTAAAGGtaaccacctggaatggcttccaCATGAACTTGGTGACTGCAGAGCTCTGAAGAAGACCGGCTTGGTGGTTGAAGATACCTTGTTTGAAACTCTGCCTTTGGATGTCAGGGAGCAGATGCAGGCAGAGTAA
- the LRRC8C gene encoding volume-regulated anion channel subunit LRRC8C isoform X3: MVMQDKIICLPKRVQPSQNYSHVPEVSDVNSNATPFLSPAPSSPPATVEMKGLKTDLDLQQYSFINQMCYERALHWYAKYFPYLVLIHTLIFMLCSNFWFKFPGSSSKIEHFISILGKCFDSPWTTRALSEVSGEDSEGKDNRKNTTSRLNTIQPSPEGTLVKTQSLRSIPEKFIVDKGTPGALDKKEGEQAKALFEKVKKFRLHVEEGDLLYAMYVRQTVLKVIKFLIIIAYNSALVSKVQFTVDCNVDIQDMTGYKNFSCNHTMAHLFSKLSFCYLCFVSIYGFTCLYTLYWLFYRSLKEYSFEYVRQETGIDDIPDVKNDFAFMLHMIDQYDPLYSKRFAVFLSEVSENKLKQLNLNNEWTADKLRQRLQMNAHNRLELQLFMLSGLPDTVFEITELQSLKLEIMNNIMIPATIGQLDNLQELSLYQCSAKIHSAALVFLKENLKVLSVKFDDIRELPPWMYGLRNLEELNLIGSLSHDMTKNITLESFRELKSLKILYIKSNLSKIPQSVVDVSSHLLKMCIHNDGAKLVMLNNLKKMVNLTELGLVHCDLERIPHAVFSLTNLQELDLKENNLKSIEEIVSFQHLRKLTILKLWHNSITYIPEHIKKLSSLERLSFSHNKIEVLPSHLFLCNKVRYLDLSYNDIRFIPPEIGVLQSLQYFSISCNKVESVPDELYFCKKLKTLKIGKNNLSILSPKIGNLVLLSYLDIKGNHLEWLPHELGDCRALKKTGLVVEDTLFETLPLDVREQMQAE, encoded by the exons ATG GTCATGCAGGACAAGATCATATGTCTTCCCAAAAGAGTACAGCCTTCACAGAACTACTCTCACGTTCCTGAAGTGTCAGATGTAAACTCCAATGCAACCCCATTTCTGTCACCTGCGCCATCCAGTCCTCCTGCAACTGTCGAGATGAAGGGGCTCAAGACAGATTTGGACCTCCAGCAGTATAGCTTCATCAATCAAATGTGCTATGAACGTGCCCTGCATTGGTATGCAAAATACTTCCCTTACCTTGTCCTGATACACACACTGATATTCATGCTGTGTAGCAACTTCTGGTTCAAATTCCCGGGGTCGAGCTCCAAAATTGAACATTTCATTTCCATTCTGGGGAAGTGCTTTGACTCTCCTTGGACAACAAGGGCTTTATCTGAGGTTTCCGGAGAAGACTCTGAAGGGAAGGACAACAGGAAGAACACCACCAGCAGGCTGAACACTATCCAGCCTAGCCCAGAAGGGACCTTGGTCAAGACTCAGTCTTTGAGATCTATACCTGAAAAGTTCATTGTGGATAAGGGGACTCCGGGGGCCCTGGATAAAAAAGAAGGCGAACAGGCCAAAGCCTTGTTTGAGAAAGTGAAGAAGTTTCGACTACATGTTGAAGAAGGGGATCTGCTCTACGCCATGTATGTTCGCCAAACAGTGCTAAAAGTGATCAAATTTCTCATTATCATTGCATATAACAGCGCACTTGTTTCAAAGGTTCAGTTTACAGTGGACTGTAATGTTGACATCCAAGACATGACAGGCTATAAGAATTTTTCTTGCAATCACACCATGGCACATCTGTTCTCGAAACTGTCCTTCTGCTATCTGTGCTTTGTGAGCATCTATGGATTCACCTGCCTTTACACATTGTATTGGTTGTTTTACCGCTCGCTGAAAGAATACTCTTTCGAGTATGTCCGGCAAGAGACTGGAATTGATGATATCCCTGATGTCAAAAATGACTTTGCTTTTATGCTCCACATGATAGATCAGTATGACCCTCTTTATTCCAAAAGGTTTGCTGTGTTTCTCTCAGAGGTCAGTGAAAACAAACTGAAGCAGCTTAATTTAAACAATGAGTGGACTGCGGATAAATTAAGGCAAAGGCTGCAGATGAATGCCCATAACCGTCTGGAATTGCAGCTGTTTATGCTGTCCGGACTTCCTGACACCGTTTTTGAAATTACAGAGCTGCAGTCGTTGAAACTCGAAATCATGAATAACATCATGATCCCAGCTACCATTGGGCAACTAGACAATCTGCAAGAGCTGTCATTGTACCAATGCTCTGCAAAGATCCACAGTGCAGCCTTAGTGTTTCTGAAAGAGAATCTGAAAGTCTTGAGTGTCAAATTTGATGACATCCGAGAACTACCACCTTGGATGTATGGGCTCCGGAACCTGGAAGAGCTGAACTTAATCGGTTCCTTGAGCCATGACATGACTAAGAACATCACCTTGGAGTCTTTTCGAGAACTTAAGAGCCTTAAAATTCTGTATATAAAAAGCAACTTGTCCAAAATCCCCCAGTCTGTGGTTGATGTTTCCAGTCACCTTCTAAAAATGTGCATCCACAACGACGGCGCAAAACTGGTGATGCTCAACAACCTCAAGAAAATGGTCAACTTGACTGAACTAGGGTTAGTGCACTGTGATTTGGAGCGCATTCCTCATGCTGTTTTCAGCCTTACCAACCTCCAGGAATTAGACTTAAAGGAAAACAATCTCAAATCAATAGAAGAAATTGTTAGCTTTCAACACCTGAGAAAGCTGACAATCCTCAAGCTATGGCACAACAGTATAACCTATATTCCCGAGCACATAAAGAAGCTCAGTAGTCTAGAACGCCTTTCTTTTAGCCACAACAAGATTGAGGTTCTCCCATCCCACCTCTTCCTATGCAACAAAGTCCGATACTTAGACTTGTCCTACAATGACATCCGATTCATTCCTCCTGAAATTGGAGTGTTACAAAGTTTACAGTATTTCTCTATCTCTTGTAACAAAGTGGAGAGTGTGCCAGATGAGCTCTACTTTTGCAAAAAACTCAAGACCTTGAAGATCGGGAAGAACAACTTGTCCATCCTTTCCCCTAAAATTGGGAATCTAGTACTGCTGTCCTACTTGGACATTAAAGGtaaccacctggaatggcttccaCATGAACTTGGTGACTGCAGAGCTCTGAAGAAGACCGGCTTGGTGGTTGAAGATACCTTGTTTGAAACTCTGCCTTTGGATGTCAGGGAGCAGATGCAGGCAGAGTAA
- the LRRC8C gene encoding volume-regulated anion channel subunit LRRC8C isoform X2, producing the protein MIPITEFRQFSEQQPAFRVLKPWWDVFTDYLSVAMLMIGVFGCTLQVMQDKIICLPKRVQPSQNYSHVPEVSDVNSNATPFLSPAPSSPPATVEMKGLKTDLDLQQYSFINQMCYERALHWYAKYFPYLVLIHTLIFMLCSNFWFKFPGSSSKIEHFISILGKCFDSPWTTRALSEVSGEDSEGKDNRKNTTSRLNTIQPSPEGTLVKTQSLRSIPEKFIVDKGTPGALDKKEGEQAKALFEKVKKFRLHVEEGDLLYAMYVRQTVLKVIKFLIIIAYNSALVSKVQFTVDCNVDIQDMTGYKNFSCNHTMAHLFSKLSFCYLCFVSIYGFTCLYTLYWLFYRSLKEYSFEYVRQETGIDDIPDVKNDFAFMLHMIDQYDPLYSKRFAVFLSEVSENKLKQLNLNNEWTADKLRQRLQMNAHNRLELQLFMLSGLPDTVFEITELQSLKLEIMNNIMIPATIGQLDNLQELSLYQCSAKIHSAALVFLKENLKVLSVKFDDIRELPPWMYGLRNLEELNLIGSLSHDMTKNITLESFRELKSLKILYIKSNLSKIPQSVVDVSSHLLKMCIHNDGAKLVMLNNLKKMVNLTELGLVHCDLERIPHAVFSLTNLQELDLKENNLKSIEEIVSFQHLRKLTILKLWHNSITYIPEHIKKLSSLERLSFSHNKIEVLPSHLFLCNKVRYLDLSYNDIRFIPPEIGVLQSLQYFSISCNKVESVPDELYFCKKLKTLKIGKNNLSILSPKIGNLVLLSYLDIKGNHLEWLPHELGDCRALKKTGLVVEDTLFETLPLDVREQMQAE; encoded by the exons ATGATTCCTATCACAGAATTCCGCCAGTTTTCGGAGCAGCAGCCAGCCTTCCGAGTGCTGAAGCCGTGGTGGGATGTATTCACCGACTATCTCTCCGTTGCCATGCTGATGATTGGTGTGTTTGGTTGCACGTTACAG GTCATGCAGGACAAGATCATATGTCTTCCCAAAAGAGTACAGCCTTCACAGAACTACTCTCACGTTCCTGAAGTGTCAGATGTAAACTCCAATGCAACCCCATTTCTGTCACCTGCGCCATCCAGTCCTCCTGCAACTGTCGAGATGAAGGGGCTCAAGACAGATTTGGACCTCCAGCAGTATAGCTTCATCAATCAAATGTGCTATGAACGTGCCCTGCATTGGTATGCAAAATACTTCCCTTACCTTGTCCTGATACACACACTGATATTCATGCTGTGTAGCAACTTCTGGTTCAAATTCCCGGGGTCGAGCTCCAAAATTGAACATTTCATTTCCATTCTGGGGAAGTGCTTTGACTCTCCTTGGACAACAAGGGCTTTATCTGAGGTTTCCGGAGAAGACTCTGAAGGGAAGGACAACAGGAAGAACACCACCAGCAGGCTGAACACTATCCAGCCTAGCCCAGAAGGGACCTTGGTCAAGACTCAGTCTTTGAGATCTATACCTGAAAAGTTCATTGTGGATAAGGGGACTCCGGGGGCCCTGGATAAAAAAGAAGGCGAACAGGCCAAAGCCTTGTTTGAGAAAGTGAAGAAGTTTCGACTACATGTTGAAGAAGGGGATCTGCTCTACGCCATGTATGTTCGCCAAACAGTGCTAAAAGTGATCAAATTTCTCATTATCATTGCATATAACAGCGCACTTGTTTCAAAGGTTCAGTTTACAGTGGACTGTAATGTTGACATCCAAGACATGACAGGCTATAAGAATTTTTCTTGCAATCACACCATGGCACATCTGTTCTCGAAACTGTCCTTCTGCTATCTGTGCTTTGTGAGCATCTATGGATTCACCTGCCTTTACACATTGTATTGGTTGTTTTACCGCTCGCTGAAAGAATACTCTTTCGAGTATGTCCGGCAAGAGACTGGAATTGATGATATCCCTGATGTCAAAAATGACTTTGCTTTTATGCTCCACATGATAGATCAGTATGACCCTCTTTATTCCAAAAGGTTTGCTGTGTTTCTCTCAGAGGTCAGTGAAAACAAACTGAAGCAGCTTAATTTAAACAATGAGTGGACTGCGGATAAATTAAGGCAAAGGCTGCAGATGAATGCCCATAACCGTCTGGAATTGCAGCTGTTTATGCTGTCCGGACTTCCTGACACCGTTTTTGAAATTACAGAGCTGCAGTCGTTGAAACTCGAAATCATGAATAACATCATGATCCCAGCTACCATTGGGCAACTAGACAATCTGCAAGAGCTGTCATTGTACCAATGCTCTGCAAAGATCCACAGTGCAGCCTTAGTGTTTCTGAAAGAGAATCTGAAAGTCTTGAGTGTCAAATTTGATGACATCCGAGAACTACCACCTTGGATGTATGGGCTCCGGAACCTGGAAGAGCTGAACTTAATCGGTTCCTTGAGCCATGACATGACTAAGAACATCACCTTGGAGTCTTTTCGAGAACTTAAGAGCCTTAAAATTCTGTATATAAAAAGCAACTTGTCCAAAATCCCCCAGTCTGTGGTTGATGTTTCCAGTCACCTTCTAAAAATGTGCATCCACAACGACGGCGCAAAACTGGTGATGCTCAACAACCTCAAGAAAATGGTCAACTTGACTGAACTAGGGTTAGTGCACTGTGATTTGGAGCGCATTCCTCATGCTGTTTTCAGCCTTACCAACCTCCAGGAATTAGACTTAAAGGAAAACAATCTCAAATCAATAGAAGAAATTGTTAGCTTTCAACACCTGAGAAAGCTGACAATCCTCAAGCTATGGCACAACAGTATAACCTATATTCCCGAGCACATAAAGAAGCTCAGTAGTCTAGAACGCCTTTCTTTTAGCCACAACAAGATTGAGGTTCTCCCATCCCACCTCTTCCTATGCAACAAAGTCCGATACTTAGACTTGTCCTACAATGACATCCGATTCATTCCTCCTGAAATTGGAGTGTTACAAAGTTTACAGTATTTCTCTATCTCTTGTAACAAAGTGGAGAGTGTGCCAGATGAGCTCTACTTTTGCAAAAAACTCAAGACCTTGAAGATCGGGAAGAACAACTTGTCCATCCTTTCCCCTAAAATTGGGAATCTAGTACTGCTGTCCTACTTGGACATTAAAGGtaaccacctggaatggcttccaCATGAACTTGGTGACTGCAGAGCTCTGAAGAAGACCGGCTTGGTGGTTGAAGATACCTTGTTTGAAACTCTGCCTTTGGATGTCAGGGAGCAGATGCAGGCAGAGTAA